The following are encoded together in the Humulus lupulus chromosome 5, drHumLupu1.1, whole genome shotgun sequence genome:
- the LOC133779384 gene encoding uncharacterized protein LOC133779384: MENHFPNWDYHTSSIIEGRILVMWRRLFVKTIILEESSQAVHCQVKMLGLQQEFGVTFVYGLNSIKGRRCLWEGLQRPYHIPNAWIYLGDFNAPLSGKDRAGGKAVSDSELHDSLNWLAGAQWLDLFSQSTAIYRWEGISDHCSCLVSIQNSEKLGSKLFRYYNYWAEHKDFNELVLKSWRGPITAYGMNAIFLKLLRLKHCLNFFNKDRIGDLQANYHKAKDAYQVAQLQAQAHPLDSCYQDAERTTAGEFSVQERLYQSFLIQRSKVTWLRQGDLNTSFFHAFLKKRKAENGIVSFMTEEGQLVDNYTEVVSHFLGHFKDCLGSPSSASGRVNMQHIDLGPKLSVEQQASFLRPFSKKEIREALFSIPNTKSPGPDGYGSDFFKAVWSKIGEEVCSAISYYFESGNFPSKLRETTISLIPKIANPSRAVDYRLIACCSTLYKCMAKLICKRLAVVLPVIVQSNQGAFIQG, translated from the exons ATGGAAAACCATTTTCCTAACTGGGACTATCACACTAGTTCCATCATTGAAGGTCGTATCTTAGTTATGTGGAGAAGATTGTTTGTTAAAACCATCATTTTAGAGGAATCCTCTCAAGCAGTTCATTGTCAGGTGAAGATGTTGGGTTTGCAGCAGGAATTTGGGGTCACATTTGTTTATGGTCTTAATTCGATTAAGGGTAGGAGGTGTCTTTGGGAAGGGTTACAGAGACCTTATCACATTCCTAATGCCTGGATCTATCTTGGTGATTTTAATGCCCCTCTTTCAGGCAAGGACAGAGCTGGAGGCAAGGCTGTTTCAGACTCAGAATTACATGATTCTTTAAATTGGTTGGCAGGTGCTCAG TGGCTTGATCTGTTCTCTCAATCTACAGCAATATATAGATGGGAAGGCATCTCTGATCACTGTTCTTGTTTGGTTAGTATTCAAAATTCTGAGAAGTTGGGTTCCAAACTTTTTCGCTATTACAATTACTGGGCAGAGCACAAGGATTTCAATGAATTGGTTTTAAAAAGCTGGAGAGGCCCAATTACAGCTTATGGTATGAATGCAATTTTTCTTAAGCTGTTGAGGCTTAAGCACTgtctaaatttttttaataaggaCAGAATAGGAGATTTACAAGCTAACTATCATAAGGCCAAGGATGCTTATCAAGTTGCTCAGCTGCAAGCTCAAGCTCACCCCCTTGATTCTTGCTATCAAGATGCTGAGAGGACTACAGCAGGGGAGTTTTCTGTTCAGGAGAGGTTATATCAGAGTTTTTTAATTCAAAGGAGTAAAGTAACTTGGTTAAGACAAGGAGATCTGAACACATCCTTTTTTCATGCTTTCCTTAAGAAGCGTAAAGCTGAGAATGGGATAGTTTCTTTTATGACAGAGGAAGGGCAGTTAGTTGATAACTATACAGAAGTGGTCTCTCATTTTCTGGGTCATTTTAAAGATTGTTTAGGCAGTCCAAGTTCAGCTTCAGGCAGGGTTAATATGCAGCATATTGACTTAGGTCCGAAGCTTTCAGTTGAGCAGCAAGCCTCGTTTTTGAGACCTTTTTCTAAGAAGGAAATTCGGGAGGCTTTATTTAGTATTCCTAATACTAAATCCCCAGGTCCTGATGGGTATGGATCCGACTTCTTTAAAGCTGTCTGGAGTAAGATAGGTGAAGAGGTTTGCTCGGCTATCTCTTACTATTTTGAGTCTGGAAATTTCCCTTCTAAGCTTCGTGAAACAACCATTTCATTGATACCTAAGATTGCTAATCCTTCCCGGGCTGTCGACTATAGGCTAATAGCTTGTTGCTCCACACTGTATAAATGCATGGCTAAGTTGATTTGTAAGAGGTTGGCTGTTGTTCTACCAGTTATTGTTCAATCCAATCAAGGAGCTTTCATTCAAGGTTGA